In Tiliqua scincoides isolate rTilSci1 chromosome 1, rTilSci1.hap2, whole genome shotgun sequence, the following are encoded in one genomic region:
- the SAYSD1 gene encoding SAYSvFN domain-containing protein 1, with amino-acid sequence MEQRLAAFRAARRAGPAKPLGEAAAAPATEQAQAEETKLRRESAEAPTIASPPPWWAHYFLINVTFLKFLLWLVLLGLFVELEFGLPYFVLSMFYWIYVGTRSPSERKNGERSAYSVFNPGCEAIQGTLTAEQFERELQYRPLADR; translated from the exons ATGGAGCAGAGACTGGCCGCCTTCCGCGCTGCCCGCCGCGCTGGCCCGGCGAAGCCCCTGGGAGAGGCCGCGGCGGCGCCAGCGACGGAACAGGCCCAGGCCGAG GAAACCAAGCTTAGAAGAGAAAGTGCTGAGGCCCCAACTATTGCATCCCCTCCACCATGGTGGGCCCATTATTTTCTGATAAATGTGACCTTTCTCAAGTTTCTACTCTGGCTGGTTTTACTAGGACTGTTCGTGGAACTGGAGTTTGGTTTGCCTTATTTTGTCCTGTCTATGTTTTATTGGATCTATGTGGGAACTCGGAGCCCTAGTGAAAGAAAGAATGGAGAAAGAAGTGCTTATTCAGTGTTTAACCCAGGCTGTGAAGCTATCCAAGGAACGCTTACAGCAGAACAGTTTGAGAGAGAACTACAATATCGGCCCTTAGCCGACAGATAG